One genomic region from Paracoccus pantotrophus encodes:
- a CDS encoding tyrosine-type recombinase/integrase, with product MRVDFPGLLIESHRNGSPRYRVRVEGRKHVRIHLPVGPEDKDFANYYHAARAGERWLPSEPKAVKGSIDWLCAEYLSFVARMVEAGQMSPATLKQRRSVLRRLCDYSGEGSVRYGDFDMDAPAAAFIEIRDAWATHPGAADNLIKTVRAVYTWAQEREYIKHNPAAAIKAINVNPAGGAVPWSVAELKKFREHHPRGTTAHLWLTLHAFTACRIGDAIWLGRAQEVMRDGQLWLGWQPRKRGSAFVSIPMMPPLIAATRAADGPAYLLNEKGKPFASVEALRVRVQRWCSAAGIPDRSSHGIRKAVGEMMAQNGCSQYQVMAVMAHTQAKTSEIYTKGAERQTLAADGVKVLAALDW from the coding sequence GTGAGAGTGGACTTCCCCGGATTGTTGATCGAGAGCCATCGCAATGGCTCTCCTCGCTATCGCGTCCGCGTCGAGGGCCGGAAGCATGTTCGTATTCACCTTCCGGTCGGACCGGAGGACAAGGACTTCGCCAACTACTATCACGCTGCGCGAGCAGGCGAGAGATGGCTTCCGTCCGAGCCGAAGGCGGTCAAGGGCTCGATTGACTGGCTCTGCGCCGAATACCTGTCCTTTGTCGCGCGGATGGTCGAGGCCGGGCAGATGTCGCCCGCAACGCTGAAGCAACGGCGCAGCGTCTTGCGCCGCCTCTGCGACTATTCGGGCGAGGGTAGCGTGCGCTATGGCGATTTCGACATGGATGCCCCCGCTGCCGCTTTCATCGAAATCCGGGATGCCTGGGCTACGCATCCGGGCGCTGCGGATAATCTCATCAAGACTGTTCGGGCGGTCTATACGTGGGCGCAGGAGCGCGAGTACATCAAGCACAATCCGGCGGCGGCGATAAAGGCCATCAACGTCAATCCTGCTGGGGGCGCCGTCCCCTGGTCCGTCGCCGAACTGAAGAAATTCAGGGAACATCATCCCAGAGGCACGACTGCGCATCTTTGGCTGACGCTGCATGCCTTCACGGCGTGCAGGATCGGGGATGCGATCTGGTTGGGGCGCGCGCAGGAAGTGATGCGCGACGGGCAACTCTGGCTGGGCTGGCAACCCAGAAAGCGCGGATCGGCCTTCGTTTCCATCCCCATGATGCCGCCCCTGATCGCGGCAACTCGTGCAGCCGACGGCCCGGCATACCTTCTGAACGAAAAGGGCAAGCCCTTCGCCAGCGTCGAGGCTCTGCGCGTTCGCGTCCAGCGCTGGTGCAGCGCGGCAGGGATACCGGATCGCTCGTCGCACGGCATCCGCAAGGCGGTGGGAGAGATGATGGCCCAGAACGGGTGCTCGCAGTATCAGGTGATGGCGGTCATGGCTCATACCCAGGCCAAGACCAGCGAAATCTACACCAAGGGTGCTGAGCGACAAACTCTTGCGGCGGATGGCGTTAAGGTGTTGGCCGCGCTAGATTGGTGA
- a CDS encoding ABC transporter substrate-binding protein, protein MGRILASTTLACLALTVPAFAADEQCGSITVAEMNWASAGLAAWVDKIILEEGYGCDVGLVAGDTMPTFASMNEKGEPDMAPELWVNAVKEPLDQAVEEGRIVIASKILSDGGVEGIWVPTWLAEEHGIRTLADALEHPELFPGAEDSSKGAWFGCPSGWACQAINRNQFVGSGAAEKGFELVDSGSAAALDGSIARAANRKEGWLGYYWAPTAILGQYEMTRLDLEAEFDRERWDSCMVKPDCAEPEVTEWPVSDVYTAVTREFADKAGVAMDYVKSRAWSNDTVNEMLAWMVENQASNEDAAYEFLERHEEIWTQWVPAEVAEKVRAAL, encoded by the coding sequence ATGGGCAGAATTCTTGCTTCGACCACGCTTGCCTGCTTGGCGCTGACCGTTCCCGCCTTTGCCGCGGATGAGCAATGCGGCAGCATCACCGTCGCGGAAATGAACTGGGCCTCGGCGGGGTTGGCGGCTTGGGTCGACAAGATCATTCTTGAAGAGGGCTACGGATGCGACGTGGGGCTGGTGGCGGGCGATACCATGCCCACCTTCGCCTCGATGAACGAAAAGGGCGAACCGGATATGGCGCCCGAACTGTGGGTCAATGCCGTCAAGGAACCCCTGGACCAGGCGGTCGAGGAGGGACGGATCGTCATCGCCTCGAAGATCCTGTCCGATGGCGGCGTCGAGGGCATCTGGGTGCCGACCTGGCTGGCCGAGGAACATGGCATCCGCACGCTCGCGGACGCGCTGGAGCATCCCGAACTGTTCCCCGGCGCCGAGGACAGCAGCAAGGGCGCCTGGTTCGGCTGCCCCTCGGGCTGGGCCTGCCAGGCGATCAACCGCAACCAGTTCGTCGGCTCGGGCGCCGCGGAAAAGGGGTTCGAACTGGTCGATTCCGGCTCGGCCGCGGCGCTGGACGGCTCGATCGCGCGGGCGGCGAACCGCAAAGAGGGCTGGCTGGGCTATTACTGGGCACCCACCGCGATCCTGGGCCAGTATGAGATGACCCGGCTGGACCTCGAGGCCGAGTTCGACCGCGAACGCTGGGACAGCTGCATGGTCAAGCCCGATTGCGCCGAGCCGGAGGTGACGGAATGGCCGGTCTCGGATGTCTATACCGCCGTGACCCGGGAATTTGCCGACAAGGCCGGCGTGGCCATGGACTATGTCAAGTCCCGCGCCTGGAGCAATGACACCGTCAACGAGATGCTGGCCTGGATGGTCGAGAACCAGGCCAGCAACGAGGACGCCGCCTATGAGTTCCTCGAACGGCACGAGGAGATCTGGACCCAATGGGTGCCCGCCGAGGTGGCCGAAAAGGTCAGGGCCGCCCTGTAA
- a CDS encoding ABC transporter permease has product MDLIRFPEMSRGSLRAMRQTIDSGFRDFTRAWGDTLEAIFAPLQDLLTLIENLLIRSPWILVLAVLAAAIWLASRSWKIALGSVLALLVVGYFGMWEDTMRTIAMVAVCTLIAVVLGIPIGILMAQSNRMNALVTPILDMMQTMPSFVYLIPVVMIFGLGKVPGVIAVVIYAIPPVIRLTNLGIRQVAPDVLEAAEAFGSSSWQKLRDVQLPLALPTIMAGVNQTIMMSLAMVVVASMIGVRGLGQPVLQAINQQYFTMGVMNGLAIVAIAIIMDRTTQAYGKRLQKHTEAGK; this is encoded by the coding sequence ATGGACCTGATCCGTTTCCCGGAAATGAGCCGCGGGAGCCTGCGCGCGATGCGCCAGACCATCGACAGCGGCTTCCGGGACTTCACCCGCGCCTGGGGCGACACGCTGGAGGCGATCTTCGCGCCGCTGCAAGACCTGCTGACCCTGATCGAGAACCTGCTGATCCGCTCGCCCTGGATCCTGGTGCTGGCGGTGCTGGCGGCGGCGATCTGGCTGGCCAGCCGAAGCTGGAAGATCGCGCTGGGTTCGGTGCTGGCCCTGCTGGTGGTCGGATATTTCGGCATGTGGGAGGACACGATGCGCACCATCGCCATGGTCGCGGTCTGCACCCTGATCGCCGTGGTGCTGGGCATTCCCATCGGCATCCTGATGGCGCAGTCGAACCGGATGAACGCCCTGGTGACGCCGATCCTGGACATGATGCAGACCATGCCGAGCTTCGTCTACCTGATCCCGGTGGTGATGATCTTTGGCCTGGGCAAGGTGCCGGGCGTGATCGCGGTGGTGATCTATGCCATCCCGCCGGTGATCCGGCTGACCAACCTGGGTATCCGCCAGGTGGCGCCGGACGTCCTGGAGGCCGCCGAGGCCTTCGGCTCGTCCAGCTGGCAGAAGCTGCGCGACGTGCAATTGCCGCTGGCGCTGCCGACGATCATGGCGGGCGTCAACCAGACCATCATGATGAGCCTTGCCATGGTCGTCGTCGCCTCGATGATCGGGGTGCGGGGCCTGGGCCAGCCGGTGCTGCAGGCGATCAACCAGCAATATTTCACCATGGGGGTGATGAACGGCCTGGCCATCGTCGCCATCGCCATCATCATGGACCGCACCACGCAGGCCTATGGCAAGCGGCTGC
- a CDS encoding helix-turn-helix domain-containing protein gives MDGKLPEAAVDFSFDDDDLDWDDWITADFDSPDVQSERAPVAPVGAILKQIRQQIGPKGISQKEMAERLRIPKRTYISYETQETAKVPAEVLRRIAATTDVDAEFILTGRTRYIDHGPILDDAFRLAEHLAKHIHDGEERLSYNDIQEVVIRVLAEREERRQLTGNPAAQYTRGDIADAVWEHTEYSLRYRRALAEAPDDGR, from the coding sequence ATGGACGGGAAACTGCCTGAAGCAGCCGTGGATTTCAGCTTTGACGATGATGATCTCGACTGGGATGATTGGATAACCGCCGATTTTGATTCGCCGGACGTGCAGAGTGAGCGCGCACCTGTCGCGCCGGTCGGCGCCATCCTCAAGCAAATACGTCAGCAGATCGGGCCTAAAGGTATCTCGCAAAAAGAGATGGCGGAACGGCTGCGCATCCCGAAGCGCACGTACATATCCTACGAAACGCAGGAAACAGCCAAGGTGCCCGCCGAAGTGCTGAGACGAATCGCGGCAACAACCGACGTTGATGCTGAGTTCATCCTGACCGGACGCACACGTTACATTGATCATGGACCGATCCTTGACGACGCATTTCGGCTGGCGGAGCACCTTGCGAAGCATATTCACGACGGTGAGGAACGGCTCTCCTACAACGACATCCAAGAAGTTGTCATCAGGGTGCTGGCCGAACGTGAAGAAAGACGTCAACTTACCGGAAATCCAGCTGCCCAGTACACGCGAGGGGATATCGCCGATGCGGTCTGGGAGCACACGGAGTACAGCCTGCGTTATCGGCGTGCTCTCGCTGAAGCACCCGATGACGGTCGGTAG